Below is a window of Pseudomonas eucalypticola DNA.
TGTTCACCACCTCGGCACTGCCGGGGTAGCCCACGGTCCCGCAGCCACGGATGACCAGGATGCAGCGCTCGTCGATGTCCAGGGTGGGATCGTTGATGCGCGCCTGGTAGTCCTCGGGGCCGTCGAACACGATGGCGCGCGCCTCGAAGCAGTTGGGCTGCTGTGGGTCACTGAGGTAGGTGCTGCGGAAGGCCTCGCCCACCACCGACATCTTCATGATGGCGCTGTCGAAGAAGTTGCCGCTGAGCACGATGAAACCGGCGCGGTGCTTGAGCGGGTCTTCGTAGCCGCGGATCACCTGGCGGTCTACGGTCTGCGCCTGGGCGACGATCTCGCCCATGCTGCGGCCGCTGACGCTAAGGCAGTCCTGGTGCAGGCGGCCGACCTTGGCCAGTTCGTGCATCACCGCGGGCACGCCGCCGGCGCGGTGGAAACTTTCCCCCAGGTACTCGCCGGTCGGCATGCAGTTGACCAGCAGTGGCACGTCTTCGCCCACCCGTTGCCAGTCGTCCAGGCTCAGGTCGATGCCGCTGTGGCGGGCGATGGCGATCAGGTGCGGTGGGCAGTTGGTGGACGCGCCGAGGGCCGAAGCTACGGCGATGGCGTTCTCGAATGCGGCATGGGTCATGATCTGCGACGGCCGTACATCTTCACGTACCAGCTCGACGATGCGCAGGCCGGTGGCGTAGGCCATTTGCCCCCGCTCGCGGTAGGGGGCGGGGATGCTGGCGCAGCCTGGCAGCGACATCCCCAGCGCTTCGGCCAGCGCGTTCATCGACAGCGCCGTGCCCATGGTGTTGCAGTGGCCGATGGAGGGCGAGGCGGCGGTGGTCATCTCCATGAAGCCTTCGTAGTCGATCTCGCCAGCGCTGAGCAGGTTGCGCGCGTGCCACAGCACGGTGCCGGAGCCGATGCGCTGGCCCTTGTGCCAACCGTCCAGCATGGGCCCGCCCGACAGCACGATCGACGGCAGGTCGGTGGTGGCCGCGGCCATCAGGCAGGCCGGGGTGGTCTTGTCGCAGCCGGTGGTCAGCACCACGCCGTCCAGTGGGTAGCCGTGCAGCACCTCCACCAGCCCCAGGTAGGCCAGGTTGCGGTCCAGGGCGGCGGTGGGCCGGCGCGATTGCTCGGCAATGGGGTGCACGGGGAACTCCATGGGAATGCCACCGGCATCGCGGATGCCGTCCTTGACCCGCTTGGCCAACTCGATGTGGTGGCGGTTGCAGGGGGTGAGGTCGCTGCCGGTCTGGGCGATGCCGATGATCGGGCGCCCGGACTGCAGCTCGGCGCGGGTCAGGCCCTGGTTCATGTAGCGCTCGGTGTACAGCGCGGTGAGGTCGGCATGGGCCGGGTCATCGAACCAGTCCTGGCTGCGCAGGCGACGGGGTGGGGTAGTGCTCATGGCAGGCTCCGGAAAGTCAAAGAGGCAAGTGATTGTGGCGGCGTAATTGGCGGATCAGCGCAGCGTGGTCCAGGTCGCCATCGCCGGCGTCCACCAAGGCTGCGAACAGGCTGTCCACCAGGGTGCCCACTGGCAGGTTGAGGCCAAGGCGCTGGGCATGGGCCAGGGCGGTGCGGGTGTCCTTGAGCTGCCACTTGCTAGGGCCGCCGGGGGTGAAGTCGGCGTCAAGCATGCGCTGGCCGTGCTGGCGCAGGATGGGCGAGTCGACGAAGCCGCCCAGCAGTGCCTCGCGCACCTTGGCCGGGTCGGCGCCGCCGCGTTCGGCCAGCAACAGGCCTTCGGCGACGGTGGCGATGGTGCTGGCGACGATGAGCTGGTTCACCAGCTTGGCCAGTTCGCCGCTGCCGGCAGGGCCCACGCGCACAGGGCGGCCCAGGGCTGACAGCACCGCGTGGCCCTGGTCGAAAGCGTCGGGGGTACCGCCCACCATGATCGCCAGGCTGGCCTCGCGGGCGCCCCGCTCACCGCCGGACACCGGCGCGTCCAGGTAACCCAGGCCACGTTCGGCGCATTGGCGGGCATGCTCGGTGGCGGTGTCCACGGGAATCGAACTCATGACGATCACCAGCGCCCCCGGGCGCAGCGCGCCGGTGGCGCCGTGATCGCCGAACAGCACCTGAGTGCAGGTGGGGCCGTCGCTGAGCATGCATACCAGTACGTCGGCGCCCTCGGCGGCGGCCTGGGCGCTGTCGCTCACCCGGGCGCCGTCGGCGGCCAGGGCGGCGGCTTTGTCTGGCGAACGGTTCCAGGCGCGCACCGGGTAACCGGCGCGCAGCAAGTTGCGCACCATGGGCGCGCCCATGATGCCGGTGCCGATGAAGGCGATCTCGGGGAGGCTCATGCCTTGTCTCCAATCAGGGGGCGACTGGCCGCCGGCACTGGTTGGCGGGGCATCAGCATCATGCCGATGCCTGCCGCGCCGACCAGCGCGGCGATCACCAGGAAGCCCGGGGTGTAGCTGCCGGTGGTGGTGTACAGCAGCCCGGTGAGGTACGGCCCGGAAAAGCCGCTGAGGTTGCCGATGGAATTGATCAGGCCGATGCCGGCCGCCGCACCGACCCCGGTCAGCACTTGCCCGGGTACGGCCCAGAACACGTTGATGGCGCTGTACACGCCGATGGCCAACAGCACGAAGCCGATGACGATGATCCACGGCTGGTTGATCAGCAGCGCCAGGGCGATGGAAATCGATGCCAGCAACGCCGCGCCCCCGGCATGCCAGTGACGTTCCTGCAGGCGGTCGGAACGGCGGCTCCAAAGGATCATCGCCACCGCGGCCAGGGCATAGGGAATGGCCGTAATGAGACCGTTCTGCATCAGCCCCAGGTCGAGCCCGAACGAGGCGCGAAACGACTGCAGCACGCTCGGCAGGAAGAAGTTCATGGCGTTGGACCCTGAGGTGATGCCGAAGTACACCAGCGCCAGCATCCACACCTGGCGATTGCCCAGGGCACGGCGAATCATCTGCCCTTTGCTGAGGCCGGCATCCACGGCCAGGGGCTTGTCGCGCTCCTCCCGGTCCAGGGTGTTGATCAGCCACGAGCGCTGTTCAGGGCTCAGCCAATGGGCGTCCGCCGGGCGGTCGGTGAGGTAGAAGAAGCACACCACCCCCAGCACCATCGCCGGTATGCCTTCGGCCAGGTACATCAGCCGCCAGCCCACCACGCCCAGGCTGTCACCCAGTTGCATCAGGCCCACCGACAGCGGCGCGCCGATCACCTGGGCGATGGGCACGCCCAGGTAAAAGGTCGCGATCATGCGGGCCCGGTAGCGGCTGGGGAACCATAGCGACAGCAGGTAGATGACGCCGGGGAAGAAGCCCGCCTCGGCGATGCCCAGTAACACCCGCAGGGTGATGAAGTGCCCGGCGGTCTGCAACAGGCCCATGGCCGAGGCGATCAGGCCCCAGGTCACCATGATGCGGGCAATCCAGACCCGGGCGCCGAAGCGGTGCATCATGATGTTGCTCGGCACTTCGAAGACGAAGTAGCCAAGGAAGAATATCCCGGCCCCCAGGCCATAAATGGCCTGGCTGATGCCGATGTCTTCGTTCATCTTCAGGGCCGCGAAGCCGACGTTGGTGCGGTCCAGGAAAGCGACCACGAACAGCAGGATGAGGAAGGGCACCAGGCGTTTGGTGACGCGGCTGATGGTCTGTTTTTCGATGTCCGATACGGGGTTCATGTCGGGTGGCCTCGCCTTGTTATTGTTGTGGGGGCGGCTCTGAACGTTGTCGCATCAATGGGCGGCGGTGTCCTCGATGTGGGCGCGGATCAGGGTGTCGAAGTCCGGGTCGGCCTTGAACCCCAGCGAGCGCGCGTAGGGCGCTTCGACCCGGCTGGGCCAGCTTTCGACGATGCGCTGGATGGTTGCGTCCGGCTCCCAGCGAATCAGCTTCACGGCGTCAGGGCCGGCCACCCGTTC
It encodes the following:
- a CDS encoding MFS transporter, which gives rise to MNPVSDIEKQTISRVTKRLVPFLILLFVVAFLDRTNVGFAALKMNEDIGISQAIYGLGAGIFFLGYFVFEVPSNIMMHRFGARVWIARIMVTWGLIASAMGLLQTAGHFITLRVLLGIAEAGFFPGVIYLLSLWFPSRYRARMIATFYLGVPIAQVIGAPLSVGLMQLGDSLGVVGWRLMYLAEGIPAMVLGVVCFFYLTDRPADAHWLSPEQRSWLINTLDREERDKPLAVDAGLSKGQMIRRALGNRQVWMLALVYFGITSGSNAMNFFLPSVLQSFRASFGLDLGLMQNGLITAIPYALAAVAMILWSRRSDRLQERHWHAGGAALLASISIALALLINQPWIIVIGFVLLAIGVYSAINVFWAVPGQVLTGVGAAAGIGLINSIGNLSGFSGPYLTGLLYTTTGSYTPGFLVIAALVGAAGIGMMLMPRQPVPAASRPLIGDKA
- a CDS encoding IlvD/Edd family dehydratase; the protein is MSTTPPRRLRSQDWFDDPAHADLTALYTERYMNQGLTRAELQSGRPIIGIAQTGSDLTPCNRHHIELAKRVKDGIRDAGGIPMEFPVHPIAEQSRRPTAALDRNLAYLGLVEVLHGYPLDGVVLTTGCDKTTPACLMAAATTDLPSIVLSGGPMLDGWHKGQRIGSGTVLWHARNLLSAGEIDYEGFMEMTTAASPSIGHCNTMGTALSMNALAEALGMSLPGCASIPAPYRERGQMAYATGLRIVELVREDVRPSQIMTHAAFENAIAVASALGASTNCPPHLIAIARHSGIDLSLDDWQRVGEDVPLLVNCMPTGEYLGESFHRAGGVPAVMHELAKVGRLHQDCLSVSGRSMGEIVAQAQTVDRQVIRGYEDPLKHRAGFIVLSGNFFDSAIMKMSVVGEAFRSTYLSDPQQPNCFEARAIVFDGPEDYQARINDPTLDIDERCILVIRGCGTVGYPGSAEVVNMAPPAELIKRGIDSLPCLGDGRQSGTSASPSILNMSPEAAVGGGLALLRTGDRLRVDLNSRSVNLLVDDATLEARRQEALPAIPASQTPWQELYRQLVGQLSTGGCLEPATLYWRVIPENGAPRHSH
- a CDS encoding NAD(P)-dependent oxidoreductase, producing the protein MSLPEIAFIGTGIMGAPMVRNLLRAGYPVRAWNRSPDKAAALAADGARVSDSAQAAAEGADVLVCMLSDGPTCTQVLFGDHGATGALRPGALVIVMSSIPVDTATEHARQCAERGLGYLDAPVSGGERGAREASLAIMVGGTPDAFDQGHAVLSALGRPVRVGPAGSGELAKLVNQLIVASTIATVAEGLLLAERGGADPAKVREALLGGFVDSPILRQHGQRMLDADFTPGGPSKWQLKDTRTALAHAQRLGLNLPVGTLVDSLFAALVDAGDGDLDHAALIRQLRRHNHLPL